One stretch of Acholeplasma laidlawii PG-8A DNA includes these proteins:
- a CDS encoding Rho termination factor N-terminal domain-containing protein, which yields MKVAELKELAKAKGIENYSKLRKAELVEALSK from the coding sequence TTGAAAGTTGCTGAACTCAAAGAACTAGCAAAAGCAAAGGGAATTGAAAATTACTCAAAATTAAGAAAAGCTGAATTAGTTGAAGCTTTAAGCAAGTAA
- the mtnN gene encoding 5'-methylthioadenosine/S-adenosylhomocysteine nucleosidase, giving the protein MIVIIAAMLSEVEVLTSNLNLKSTHPYNIYEGKYQGQDVMLIISGIGKTNASSALSHILTLHPETRFIINLGIVGGHKVNLYDTYLVSEVTYHDVDLTIFNYEYGQIPKYPTLYFTDTKILNKLEDFNQIRLYTGDIFSTKPINPNSYIVDMEGASIYQVAHSYKYPVLAIKVVSDVLGSHDQMEVYKKSETELSNALIDALDQVLEVI; this is encoded by the coding sequence ATGATAGTTATTATTGCAGCGATGCTATCTGAAGTAGAAGTACTTACTTCCAATTTAAACTTAAAATCAACACACCCTTATAACATATATGAGGGTAAATACCAGGGACAAGATGTGATGCTTATCATTTCTGGCATTGGTAAAACAAATGCATCTAGTGCACTATCACATATCTTAACATTGCATCCTGAAACTAGATTTATAATCAATCTTGGTATCGTTGGTGGACATAAGGTGAATCTTTATGATACATACCTGGTATCTGAGGTCACTTACCATGATGTGGATTTAACGATATTTAACTATGAATATGGACAAATTCCTAAATATCCAACACTCTATTTTACAGATACTAAAATACTAAATAAATTAGAAGATTTCAATCAAATCAGATTATACACAGGTGATATATTCTCTACAAAACCAATTAATCCAAATTCATATATCGTGGATATGGAAGGTGCAAGTATTTATCAAGTAGCGCATAGCTACAAATATCCTGTATTAGCTATTAAAGTAGTATCCGATGTATTAGGTAGTCATGACCAAATGGAAGTATACAAAAAAAGTGAAACAGAACTATCTAATGCTTTAATTGATGCACTCGATCAAGTATTAGAGGTGATTTAA
- the tsf gene encoding translation elongation factor Ts: MTITAAMVKELRQKTGAGMLDCKKALEETNGDIEAAATLLREKGIAKAAKKADRIAAEGLTSVVVKGNEAVLFELNSETDFVAKNKQFTDLIEELGNLFIESNVASVEEALSLKGASGKTVEEVILGATATIGEKISLRRVVRVKKTDAQGFGAYKHMGGRISVLTVLESANEELAKDLAMHITVFNPQFLSRKDVNQSTIEVETKVISEQIANDESLQGKPEKILNGILQGRLNKVLQEIVLLDQGFVKDPSITVANYLKSANNNILSYVRLEVGEGIEKKVDDFAAEVMAQVNK, encoded by the coding sequence ATGACGATTACAGCAGCTATGGTTAAAGAGCTTAGACAAAAAACCGGTGCAGGTATGTTAGACTGCAAAAAAGCATTAGAAGAAACTAATGGAGATATTGAAGCAGCAGCAACACTTTTAAGAGAAAAAGGGATTGCTAAAGCAGCTAAAAAAGCGGATAGAATTGCAGCAGAAGGTTTAACTTCAGTTGTAGTTAAAGGTAATGAGGCTGTATTATTTGAGTTAAACTCAGAAACAGACTTTGTTGCTAAAAACAAACAATTTACAGATCTAATTGAAGAATTAGGTAACTTATTTATTGAATCTAATGTAGCATCAGTTGAAGAAGCTTTATCGTTAAAAGGCGCTTCAGGTAAAACAGTTGAAGAAGTTATATTAGGTGCAACAGCAACAATCGGAGAAAAAATTTCATTAAGACGTGTCGTACGTGTTAAGAAAACAGATGCTCAAGGCTTTGGTGCTTACAAACACATGGGCGGACGTATTTCAGTATTAACAGTATTAGAATCAGCAAATGAAGAATTAGCTAAAGATTTAGCAATGCACATTACAGTGTTCAACCCTCAATTCTTAAGTAGAAAAGATGTCAACCAATCTACTATTGAAGTTGAAACAAAAGTAATTTCAGAACAAATCGCAAATGATGAATCACTACAAGGAAAACCAGAAAAGATTTTAAATGGTATTTTACAAGGTCGCTTAAACAAAGTATTACAAGAAATTGTATTATTAGACCAAGGATTTGTAAAAGACCCATCAATTACAGTTGCTAACTACTTAAAATCAGCTAACAACAACATCTTAAGTTATGTACGTTTAGAAGTTGGAGAAGGTATTGAAAAGAAAGTAGACGATTTTGCAGCAGAAGTAATGGCACAAGTAAACAAATAA
- the frr gene encoding ribosome recycling factor — translation MNEQADMILLEIEEKMEKSLEALGREYAAVRTGRANPNILDRIMVSYYGVDTPLKQVASISVPEAQQLYIKPFDKSILKDIETAINTSSLELPPRNDGTGIRLTLPALTGERRRSLVKDVEKMAEAGKVAIRHIRRDGNEHLKKLGLTEDDEKGYLEDVQALTDAYVKKVDELTKEKSEELLDV, via the coding sequence ATGAATGAACAAGCAGATATGATATTACTTGAAATTGAAGAAAAAATGGAAAAGAGTTTAGAAGCTTTAGGCAGAGAATATGCAGCAGTTCGTACAGGTCGTGCAAACCCAAATATTCTTGACCGTATTATGGTAAGTTACTATGGTGTAGATACACCACTTAAACAAGTAGCATCCATCTCAGTACCTGAAGCACAACAACTTTACATCAAACCTTTTGACAAATCTATATTAAAAGATATAGAAACTGCGATCAACACATCTTCATTAGAATTACCTCCAAGAAATGATGGAACAGGTATTCGCTTAACATTACCAGCGCTAACTGGTGAAAGACGTCGTAGTCTTGTTAAAGATGTTGAGAAAATGGCTGAAGCTGGTAAAGTAGCAATTCGTCATATCCGTAGAGATGGTAATGAACATCTTAAGAAATTAGGATTAACTGAAGATGATGAAAAAGGATACTTAGAAGATGTTCAAGCACTAACTGACGCATATGTCAAAAAAGTAGATGAACTGACTAAAGAAAAATCCGAAGAATTATTAGACGTCTAA
- the udk gene encoding uridine kinase, giving the protein MKKPFFMIVAGGSASGKSTVVKSILEKAGIQHVLVINQDDYYLDQNELPMHERVLMNYDHPKSIDIELLKKDILMLLEGKTIHKPTYDYSNYTRSEVIEEVESKPIIILEGILSLVDDSIRDLADLKLYVELDDDIRFIRRLSRDVKDRGRTMQSVINQYITTVKPMYHKFVKPTKRYADIIIPNDDKHSAAVDVIVNMLKTVKESI; this is encoded by the coding sequence ATGAAAAAACCATTTTTTATGATTGTAGCAGGCGGTTCAGCCTCTGGTAAGTCAACAGTTGTTAAGTCCATATTAGAAAAAGCAGGCATTCAGCATGTATTAGTCATCAATCAAGATGACTATTACTTAGATCAAAATGAACTTCCAATGCACGAGCGAGTACTCATGAACTATGATCATCCTAAAAGTATTGATATTGAACTATTAAAGAAAGATATCTTAATGTTACTTGAAGGAAAAACAATTCATAAACCTACATATGATTATAGTAACTACACAAGAAGTGAAGTGATTGAAGAAGTAGAATCCAAACCAATTATTATACTTGAAGGTATTTTAAGTTTAGTAGATGATTCTATTCGTGACCTTGCTGATTTAAAACTCTACGTAGAATTAGATGATGATATCCGTTTTATTAGACGTCTTTCAAGAGATGTTAAAGATAGAGGACGTACGATGCAATCAGTCATCAATCAATATATAACTACGGTTAAGCCAATGTACCACAAATTTGTAAAACCAACCAAACGTTATGCTGATATCATCATACCTAATGATGATAAACACAGTGCAGCAGTGGATGTCATTGTCAACATGCTTAAAACTGTAAAGGAGTCTATATGA
- the pyrH gene encoding UMP kinase: MYRRIILKISGEALKGDGQYGIDPKTVKKIAQEIKTVRNAGIEVAVVVGAGNLWRGKTGEELGMDRAQADYMGMLGTIMNSLALQDALEAIESPSRVMTALQIAAVAEPYIRRRALRHFEKGRVVILAGGTGSPYFSTDTTAALRAAELDSDVILMAKNGVDGVYDKDPNKFSDAVLLREVSHQQVLEKNLQIMDSTAASLCKDNHIEILVFDMNKPGNILKAAKGEDIGTVVRNGANS, translated from the coding sequence ATGTATCGTCGAATCATTTTAAAAATATCTGGAGAAGCTTTAAAAGGAGATGGCCAATATGGCATTGATCCTAAAACAGTTAAAAAGATTGCTCAAGAAATTAAAACTGTCCGTAACGCTGGCATAGAAGTTGCAGTCGTTGTCGGTGCAGGTAATTTATGGCGTGGTAAGACCGGTGAAGAACTTGGTATGGACCGTGCCCAAGCAGACTACATGGGTATGCTAGGTACGATCATGAACAGTTTAGCCCTACAAGACGCACTTGAAGCTATTGAAAGCCCAAGCCGTGTAATGACAGCACTACAAATTGCAGCTGTAGCTGAACCTTATATTCGAAGACGTGCATTAAGACACTTTGAAAAAGGGCGTGTAGTCATATTAGCAGGTGGCACAGGATCCCCATATTTTTCAACTGATACAACAGCAGCACTCCGTGCAGCTGAATTAGATAGCGATGTTATCTTAATGGCCAAAAATGGTGTAGATGGTGTCTATGATAAAGACCCTAATAAATTTAGTGATGCTGTACTTTTAAGAGAAGTATCACATCAACAAGTCCTAGAAAAAAATTTACAAATCATGGATTCTACAGCAGCAAGTCTTTGCAAGGACAACCATATTGAAATACTTGTATTTGATATGAATAAACCTGGCAACATTCTAAAGGCAGCTAAAGGAGAAGACATCGGTACAGTTGTAAGAAACGGAGCAAACTCATGA
- a CDS encoding branched-chain amino acid aminotransferase — MGTRMKVEGFKYHGTNKVYYAYYKDGKWDEGKLDSSLHFEISAMAVALHYGQSVFEGLKAYRAKDGRTLLFRPDANAKRLQNSCERLLMPKVPVEMFLDAVHKVVEANKDLVPSYESKGTLYIRPFVIGTETVMGVRSSNEFLFCIVATPVGNYFKDGFKPIDLTTTPYDRAAPNGLGHVKSGANYAASLYPKHLAKQQGFDDCLYLDPKTHTKVDETGATNIIAIKDNMFITPQSKSILPSITNNSLQTIAEKMLGMEVIRRAIDVTELSTFDEVGACGTAAVITPISKIHDNGVNYEFKSYEKLHKLYDLIQSIQFGDIKEDFGWVIEV, encoded by the coding sequence ATGGGCACACGGATGAAAGTAGAAGGATTTAAGTATCATGGAACAAATAAAGTATATTATGCTTATTATAAAGATGGAAAATGGGATGAAGGTAAATTAGATAGTTCACTTCATTTTGAAATATCAGCGATGGCTGTTGCACTTCATTATGGACAATCAGTCTTTGAAGGTTTAAAGGCATACCGTGCAAAAGATGGGCGCACTTTACTATTTAGACCAGATGCGAATGCTAAAAGGCTACAAAATAGTTGTGAAAGACTCCTCATGCCCAAAGTACCGGTTGAGATGTTTTTAGATGCAGTACACAAAGTTGTAGAAGCTAATAAAGATTTAGTACCAAGTTATGAATCTAAAGGTACTTTATACATTAGACCGTTTGTCATTGGTACAGAAACTGTGATGGGTGTAAGGTCCTCTAATGAATTCTTATTTTGTATTGTAGCAACACCAGTTGGAAATTACTTTAAAGATGGATTTAAACCAATTGATTTAACAACAACACCATATGACCGTGCTGCACCAAATGGTCTAGGTCATGTAAAATCTGGTGCGAACTACGCGGCAAGTTTATATCCTAAACATTTAGCAAAACAACAAGGGTTTGATGATTGTTTATATTTAGATCCAAAAACACATACCAAAGTAGATGAAACGGGTGCAACCAATATTATCGCGATTAAGGATAATATGTTTATTACACCGCAGTCAAAATCAATCTTACCAAGTATTACAAACAACTCTTTACAAACAATTGCTGAAAAGATGTTAGGCATGGAAGTGATTCGACGTGCAATTGATGTCACAGAACTATCTACATTTGATGAAGTGGGTGCATGTGGCACAGCTGCTGTGATTACACCAATTTCTAAAATTCACGATAATGGTGTGAATTATGAGTTCAAATCGTATGAAAAATTACATAAATTATATGATTTAATTCAAAGTATACAGTTTGGCGATATAAAAGAAGATTTTGGTTGGGTCATTGAAGTTTAG
- the rseP gene encoding RIP metalloprotease RseP, whose translation MDFSQLVSILTNLILFLLVLTVIISIHELGHFLFAKRAGILIHEFSIGMGPQIVAKTKGDTKYAFRAIPLGGYVSMSGENGDYALISKGSRVGICLNEIGLVTGILLDQTRKKPLVTGEVVDFDLYGKNLSELFIEIKTDEGEVLRYQVTRDAKYYYGKEKELQITPEESSFASKTIWQRFLVLFMGPMMNFILALLLFIIIAAVQGKPVDDNVVHESSNPGLIAGDIIVNIDGTDVEDLDDIRQMGALITDHVVPVVVVRNGVEESIDLYVTILLQNFGLVNDTTDAYKDGAFIGGIGGKASSAGVNLGDEITQVNGIPVSNWSDILVLARNYNETTITLNVLRDGEYLTFTYDVLPEDTLNKLGHESIAVRFGFQTGYEFDFLYILYNPFQRFGGSVTEMVNTIGMLFSASSGVGVSDLAGPVGIFSLVSNAAQGGFINLLGFVAFLSVNIGLMNLLPIPALDGGRLLFLGYEAVSKKKIPAKVEGLVNNAFFILLLMLFVFVTWNDILRIFT comes from the coding sequence ATGGATTTTTCACAACTTGTTAGTATATTGACTAACTTAATATTATTTTTATTAGTTTTAACAGTAATCATCTCAATTCACGAATTAGGACATTTCTTATTCGCGAAAAGAGCTGGTATTCTCATACATGAGTTTTCAATTGGTATGGGACCTCAAATTGTTGCAAAAACTAAAGGTGATACAAAGTATGCCTTTAGAGCTATACCTTTAGGTGGCTATGTATCTATGAGTGGAGAAAATGGGGATTATGCTTTAATCTCAAAAGGCTCTAGAGTGGGTATATGTTTAAATGAGATAGGTTTAGTTACAGGTATTTTATTAGATCAAACTAGAAAAAAACCACTTGTTACAGGTGAAGTTGTTGATTTTGATTTATATGGTAAAAACTTAAGTGAACTTTTCATTGAAATTAAAACCGATGAAGGTGAAGTATTACGATATCAAGTGACCCGTGATGCTAAATATTATTATGGTAAAGAAAAAGAATTACAGATCACACCAGAAGAATCATCTTTTGCATCTAAGACAATTTGGCAACGTTTCTTAGTATTATTTATGGGACCAATGATGAACTTTATCTTAGCCCTATTACTATTTATTATTATTGCAGCTGTTCAAGGTAAACCAGTAGATGATAATGTTGTACATGAATCATCAAATCCCGGTTTAATTGCAGGTGATATTATTGTCAATATTGATGGTACAGATGTCGAAGACTTAGATGACATTAGACAAATGGGCGCACTGATCACAGATCATGTTGTACCAGTAGTAGTCGTTAGAAACGGTGTTGAAGAATCTATTGATCTATATGTGACGATTCTTTTACAAAATTTTGGTTTAGTCAATGATACAACAGATGCGTATAAAGACGGTGCATTTATTGGTGGTATCGGTGGTAAAGCAAGTAGTGCAGGTGTAAACTTAGGTGATGAAATCACACAAGTTAATGGGATACCTGTATCGAATTGGTCAGATATTTTAGTGCTTGCCAGAAACTATAATGAAACAACTATTACATTAAACGTTTTACGTGATGGAGAATACTTAACTTTTACATATGATGTGTTACCTGAAGATACATTAAATAAGTTAGGTCATGAAAGTATAGCCGTACGTTTTGGATTTCAAACAGGTTATGAATTTGACTTCTTATATATATTATATAATCCGTTCCAAAGATTTGGTGGTTCAGTTACTGAAATGGTAAACACTATTGGTATGTTATTTAGTGCCTCTAGTGGTGTGGGTGTTTCAGATCTTGCAGGTCCAGTCGGTATATTTAGTTTAGTATCTAATGCAGCACAAGGTGGTTTCATTAACCTATTAGGATTTGTAGCCTTCTTATCTGTAAATATTGGACTGATGAATTTACTTCCAATTCCAGCTTTAGACGGTGGTCGCTTATTATTCTTAGGATACGAAGCAGTTTCTAAAAAGAAAATTCCCGCTAAAGTTGAAGGACTTGTCAATAATGCATTCTTTATACTGTTATTAATGCTCTTTGTATTTGTAACTTGGAATGACATTTTAAGAATTTTTACATAA
- a CDS encoding phosphatidate cytidylyltransferase, with translation MKKRIITAIVLILLLLPITVLNYPKWVFNIFQVVMLLFVIMGALELIHMYEKEKPIKIVVQVVIIVLSLLTYMNVGGMIAPLNPQVLPGLSLITLNLNPVIILSFVTVILLSLLVFIDDFSGSDLGKAFTIINYIGLGAASITILRYLGVRFIVYVALISMMTDIFAYFFGIAFGKHKMAPRISPKKSWEGAIAGTFFGTIIASSFAIFYGVIFSPDGFLGYIFNPDGYQTIFDNFTSIGNEHLLIQALIIIPITLLGSISAQIGDLVASKLKRNYKIKDFGNIFPGHGGILDRFDSIIFIGIMFLGIFILIKQFYPM, from the coding sequence ATGAAGAAAAGAATCATTACAGCAATTGTTTTAATATTATTATTGCTACCAATTACAGTTTTAAATTATCCAAAATGGGTATTTAATATATTTCAAGTAGTGATGTTACTATTTGTGATTATGGGGGCATTAGAACTTATTCATATGTATGAAAAAGAAAAGCCAATCAAAATTGTCGTTCAAGTAGTCATTATCGTATTATCCTTATTAACCTATATGAATGTTGGTGGGATGATTGCACCATTAAATCCGCAAGTATTACCTGGTTTATCTTTAATTACATTAAATCTAAACCCAGTCATAATACTTTCATTTGTAACAGTTATTTTATTAAGTTTATTAGTATTCATTGATGATTTTAGTGGATCAGATTTAGGTAAAGCATTTACGATTATTAATTATATTGGTTTAGGTGCTGCATCGATTACTATCTTAAGATATTTAGGTGTCAGGTTTATTGTTTATGTAGCCTTAATTTCGATGATGACAGATATCTTTGCTTATTTCTTTGGTATTGCTTTTGGTAAACATAAGATGGCACCAAGAATATCACCTAAAAAATCATGGGAAGGTGCTATTGCAGGTACATTCTTTGGCACGATTATTGCATCATCATTTGCAATATTCTATGGTGTAATATTTAGCCCAGATGGATTTTTAGGATATATCTTTAATCCAGATGGTTACCAAACGATATTTGATAACTTTACTAGTATAGGTAATGAGCATTTATTAATTCAAGCACTTATCATTATACCGATTACTTTATTAGGTTCTATATCTGCTCAAATAGGAGATTTAGTAGCTTCTAAATTAAAACGTAATTATAAAATTAAAGATTTTGGAAATATATTTCCAGGTCATGGTGGTATCTTAGATCGTTTTGACTCTATTATATTCATCGGTATCATGTTCTTAGGTATATTTATATTAATTAAACAGTTTTACCCAATGTAG
- a CDS encoding DJ-1/PfpI family protein: MKGLIIFSHGMEDNEALSTLALLRRAGMHIDSVTKEPDLYVKTGFGITVKADYHLHDIKLSNYQFLIIPGGGYVAKVIDHADYIYDLIKAFKREDKDIYAICAAPRFLGRLGLLDNLDFTAFPGSEEDAKLGHYLASKKVVVTPRIITARSAGAVIEFVYQIIKKNQDEALSKSLINNIMY; encoded by the coding sequence ATGAAAGGTCTCATCATTTTTTCACACGGTATGGAAGATAATGAAGCACTATCTACTTTAGCTTTATTAAGACGTGCAGGGATGCACATAGATTCTGTAACTAAAGAACCTGATTTATATGTGAAAACGGGTTTTGGTATCACTGTTAAAGCAGATTACCATTTACATGATATTAAGCTATCCAATTATCAATTTTTAATCATACCTGGTGGTGGCTATGTAGCTAAAGTGATTGATCATGCAGACTATATATATGACCTAATTAAAGCATTTAAAAGAGAAGATAAGGATATCTATGCAATCTGTGCTGCACCACGCTTTTTAGGCCGATTAGGACTCTTAGACAACCTAGACTTTACAGCCTTTCCGGGCTCCGAAGAAGATGCTAAATTAGGGCATTACTTAGCTTCTAAAAAAGTTGTAGTTACACCTAGAATTATCACTGCAAGATCAGCAGGGGCTGTAATTGAATTTGTATATCAAATTATTAAGAAAAATCAAGATGAAGCATTATCTAAATCGCTTATTAACAACATTATGTATTGA
- the uppS gene encoding polyprenyl diphosphate synthase, whose protein sequence is MKIQNLPKHVAIILDGNGRWAKRLHLPRSAGHYQGGLNLAKIAEHANKRGIEELTVYAFSTENWKRPQDEVEYLMTKPIEVVGKNKARICQANIRIRFKGRKDRLSKDILELMDSLEDETKDFTGMTINVCIDYGSYDELITAIKQMDVIDEAHLEQHLMVNRPVDLLIRTGGEQRLSNFLLWQIAYAELYFTKRYWPAFKIKHFDRALKEYSKRQRRFGGL, encoded by the coding sequence ATGAAAATTCAAAATCTACCAAAACACGTCGCCATTATTTTAGATGGCAATGGCAGGTGGGCTAAAAGATTACATCTACCAAGATCAGCAGGTCACTATCAAGGTGGCCTAAATCTGGCTAAAATTGCCGAACATGCAAATAAAAGAGGTATAGAAGAACTCACTGTTTATGCTTTTTCAACTGAAAACTGGAAAAGACCACAGGATGAAGTCGAATATTTAATGACTAAACCAATCGAAGTTGTAGGTAAAAATAAAGCTAGAATCTGTCAAGCAAATATCCGTATTCGTTTTAAAGGAAGAAAAGATAGATTATCCAAAGATATTTTAGAATTAATGGATAGTCTGGAAGATGAAACAAAAGATTTTACAGGTATGACAATTAATGTATGTATTGATTACGGTAGTTATGATGAACTCATTACTGCCATCAAACAAATGGATGTTATAGATGAAGCACATCTAGAACAACATTTGATGGTAAATAGACCAGTAGATCTATTAATTCGCACAGGTGGAGAACAAAGGTTATCTAACTTCTTACTATGGCAAATAGCATACGCGGAATTATATTTTACAAAAAGATACTGGCCAGCATTTAAAATCAAACATTTTGATAGGGCACTCAAAGAGTATTCAAAACGACAAAGACGTTTTGGGGGATTATAA
- a CDS encoding heavy metal translocating P-type ATPase, whose translation MKHENLSVKGMTCASCVASVEKATAKLEGITNVNVNLTTEKLTFDYDMDKVSIEDVKKAVKAVGYEVLTETETADEHQLRKEQEIKNLWTRFLVSAIFTLPLLYIAMGPMIGLWLPDFMHPDLSPLNFTIIQIILTTPVMIIGYPFFKIGFKTLFKLSPNMDSLIAIGTSAAYIYGVYALIMIINGNHHFVHDLYFESAAVILTLITLGKYLESISIGKTSAAIKKLIGLAPKEATILRNGIEVRVAIEDVVVGDIIVVKPGDKLPVDGVVTFGHTSIDESMLTGESIPVEKQIGDLVVGASINKFGTIHYKATKIGKDTALAQIIKLVEDAQSSKAPIAKLADIISGYFVPVVIVLAIISGLLWYIFGGQDLNFSMTIFIAVLVIACPCALGLATPTAIMIGTGKGAEYGVLIKGGASLETLHKVDTVILDKTGTITQGKPVVTDIITTSEIDGLNLLRLAASAEKGSEHPLGEAIVLDATSKGIELTTPSKFHAIPGHGIEVVIEDQVILLGNLKLMKEQAIDLSELFDQSENLANQGKTPMFVAINQKLAGMIAVADTIKPTSKQAIDKLHQMGVEVVMITGDNKLTADAIAKQIGIDLVLSEVLPEDKANEVEKLQNSGKKVAMVGDGINDAPALVKADVGIAIGSGTDVAIESADIVLVKNDLLDVANAIHLSQKTIKNIKENLFWAFGYNVLGIPIAMGVLHLFGGPLLNPMFAAAAMSLSSVSVLANALRLKRFKPIVKKG comes from the coding sequence ATGAAACATGAAAATTTAAGTGTTAAAGGTATGACATGTGCATCCTGTGTAGCATCTGTTGAAAAAGCAACAGCTAAACTAGAGGGTATAACAAATGTCAATGTCAATTTAACAACCGAAAAGTTAACCTTTGATTATGATATGGATAAAGTTTCTATCGAAGATGTTAAAAAGGCTGTAAAAGCTGTTGGCTATGAAGTTTTAACAGAAACAGAAACGGCAGATGAGCATCAACTGAGAAAAGAACAAGAAATTAAGAACTTATGGACTAGATTTTTGGTATCCGCAATTTTTACATTACCGTTACTATATATTGCAATGGGTCCTATGATCGGATTGTGGTTACCGGATTTTATGCATCCTGACCTAAGTCCCCTAAATTTTACGATTATACAAATTATTCTAACAACACCAGTCATGATTATTGGGTATCCGTTCTTTAAAATAGGTTTTAAAACACTTTTTAAACTAAGCCCTAATATGGATTCATTAATTGCTATTGGAACCTCTGCAGCCTATATATATGGTGTATATGCACTCATTATGATTATTAACGGAAATCATCATTTTGTACACGATTTATATTTTGAATCAGCTGCAGTGATTCTAACACTTATTACATTAGGTAAATACTTAGAATCTATTTCTATTGGTAAAACATCTGCTGCAATAAAAAAGTTAATTGGTTTAGCACCAAAGGAAGCAACTATTCTAAGAAATGGCATTGAGGTAAGGGTTGCTATTGAAGATGTGGTTGTAGGCGATATAATCGTTGTTAAACCAGGGGATAAACTTCCTGTAGATGGTGTTGTCACTTTTGGTCACACATCAATTGATGAATCGATGTTGACAGGTGAATCTATTCCAGTAGAAAAGCAAATTGGTGATTTGGTTGTAGGTGCAAGTATTAATAAGTTTGGAACAATTCATTATAAGGCAACTAAAATAGGTAAAGATACAGCACTTGCTCAAATTATTAAACTTGTAGAAGATGCTCAAAGTTCTAAAGCTCCAATTGCAAAACTAGCAGATATTATTAGTGGATACTTTGTACCGGTTGTTATTGTACTTGCTATCATCTCAGGATTACTTTGGTATATATTTGGTGGTCAAGACCTAAACTTTTCAATGACAATCTTTATCGCAGTTTTAGTGATTGCATGTCCTTGTGCACTTGGACTTGCAACACCAACCGCAATTATGATTGGTACAGGTAAAGGTGCTGAGTATGGTGTTTTAATTAAAGGTGGTGCATCACTTGAAACACTTCACAAAGTAGATACAGTGATTCTAGATAAAACAGGAACTATTACACAAGGTAAACCGGTTGTTACAGATATCATTACAACAAGTGAAATCGATGGACTAAATCTTCTAAGACTAGCTGCATCCGCAGAAAAAGGATCAGAGCATCCATTAGGTGAAGCGATTGTACTAGATGCGACATCTAAGGGTATTGAACTGACTACACCTTCTAAATTCCATGCCATACCAGGACATGGTATTGAAGTGGTGATAGAAGACCAAGTTATTCTACTAGGTAACCTAAAACTTATGAAAGAACAAGCTATCGATTTATCAGAATTATTTGATCAATCAGAAAACTTAGCTAACCAAGGTAAGACACCAATGTTTGTAGCAATCAATCAAAAGTTAGCAGGTATGATTGCAGTTGCAGACACCATCAAACCAACCTCTAAACAAGCCATTGATAAACTCCATCAAATGGGTGTAGAAGTTGTTATGATCACAGGTGATAATAAACTCACTGCAGATGCAATAGCAAAACAAATAGGCATTGATTTAGTCTTATCTGAGGTCTTACCAGAAGATAAAGCAAACGAGGTTGAAAAACTTCAAAATAGTGGTAAAAAAGTGGCTATGGTTGGTGATGGTATAAATGATGCACCAGCACTTGTCAAAGCTGATGTAGGTATCGCTATTGGAAGTGGTACGGATGTTGCGATAGAATCTGCGGATATTGTATTAGTAAAAAATGATTTATTGGATGTTGCAAATGCAATTCATTTAAGTCAAAAAACAATTAAGAACATTAAAGAAAACTTATTTTGGGCATTCGGGTATAATGTACTTGGTATACCTATAGCAATGGGCGTATTACATCTATTTGGTGGACCACTATTAAATCCTATGTTTGCTGCAGCAGCAATGAGTCTAAGTTCTGTTTCAGTACTTGCAAATGCATTAAGACTAAAACGATTTAAACCGATCGTAAAGAAAGGATAA